Within the Rosa rugosa chromosome 2, drRosRugo1.1, whole genome shotgun sequence genome, the region TCTCTACTGCTGTCAATTGGAGGTGGAGTATCATCCATTTTTTGAACCTTTTTGGCAGTAgcttttttctcattttctttctcCGATGCCACCTTAGATACCTCCTCCTTAGAAGACTTATTTTTCTCCTTGTCGACGGAGCAACTAGCTTTTTCAGATCCATTATTAGATCTGAACATGTCTCGCATCATGTTTAGTTTAACTGGATCCAACTTCTCGGGATCCAATAATAAAGTAAACATGTTGATCTGGTTTTTTATCAATTCCAACTGCTGTTCCAACAATTGTGTCTTGGTTGCAGGCTTATATCTAGATGTATTAAAGTACACCTTATGTGTAACAAATTGTCCAGCACCTCTTACACTGCCCGATTGCTCAGGTGTCTCCAAAGCTTGAGTCAAAATGTCGTTTCTACTAACAGCGGACACAATTCCCTCCCTCACATCTTTCGTTAAAGCATCCTAAGACAGATTAGAAACACCAATGAATACTTAACTATCTAAAATGATGTAACCATGTAAACGTAATATTTAAGGTGATTAAGTCTGATAAATCTCAACTCACAATTTTCTCAACACGTTGTTTGGTTGTCTCACTCAAATAGTTACCATCTTTATAGACACGCCCTTTCTTCCATAAGATGGCTCTATCAATATCGTCTTCAGTCCCTAACTCCATTTTCTGTATACATAAACATGTAATTAGATCATATCCACATGCATAAGTGTACATCAACATATTCATACCAAAAATCTGCTTACTAGTTTCTCTTCCAAATTAGCATAGCCTTTCCTAGACATTCGATGATCATACTCATGCAAAGCTAGTCTCTTTGAGTGGTCCTCATGAATTTCCTATTAACACAAACCAAAAGCTTGAGATTTTAACAGTTTAAATGCCTAACAATGACTCATCAGTACAAAAAATTAAGTAATAGAAAGAGGACACTTAAAGCTAATGTTAAACAAAAGATGTGGCCTACCAAAAATTCCGGAGTTAATCGAGACTTCACAAAAGCTTCCCACTCAGGTTGAGTAATAAACTCATATTCTTCAGGTTTTTTCTTTAGGATCGAAGGCTGCGCCGATCTTTATACttcaatatatattttgtaGTTAAAGTGCTCTTGAATGATTTCCATTTCCTTCTTGCACTACTCAAGACATCTTTCTTGCTTCTTGGATCCACAATGAATGATTTCTGGAAATATGCAAGAAGACAAGTATTGACTCATTATCAAAATTTATTCAAGGtacaaacaaaaattacaaggaAATTTTTTTACTAATGCTGCACATACCTGAACCATGCTCCATATCATTTCTTTAAGTGAATTCTTCACTGCTGGCCAAGTCTCATATGTGATTGGGATAGTAGTTCGAGCCATTACCCCAATAAAAGTAGCTAGCCTCTTCCCTCCAAGACCAATTGGTTGCCCCTTTTTGTTATATGTCACTTCCATTCGAGCCCCCTTACACCTACCATGAATAATATCAGACATGAGAGTTGGacctcttctcttcttctcgtCAGATGGCAAGTCATCTTCAGTGGcatgatttttttcttctgaatccATATCTTAACACctgaaaaaatcaaaaacaaaaacagatcaGCAAAACCACATCAATACAAAACAGTTCAGCAAGTCAATATAACACAAAAACACATCAGTACTAAACGTCAAGCAAATGAACTAACATGAAGCAAATAAGATCAGAACTAGCATCATGCCAACAACAACATCATGAATCCGTTAATTATCTAAAGTAGAAGTTAGTCAATTATATGCTCTTCGACCCATGTGCCTTCACAATCATTTCTCACATAAACTGCATCATTCTCAGTCATTATATCGAATGTATTAACAGATGGCAGTGCATGGGGAAAAGATTGATGATCAAGTGTAGTATCTCCTAGCTCATCTTCATTTAACCAGTCCAATTGAGGTGCTTGCAATACAACTGACCACCTTGAGTCTGCTGGATCTTCAATGTAAAATACTTTTTGCACAAGATCAGCTAAAACAAAAGAATCAGACTTGTGCCCAATCTTACTAAGGTCAACTAAGGTGAATCCAAAATCCTCTACTTTTATCCCTTTCTTACTGTTTGCAACCCAATCACATTTAAACATAACTCGCGTGAAGCTATTGTAGTCTAACATGCAATGAACTCCAATACGGTAGATCAAagaatattgattttttttttccagcaagTGGTAAGCTGATCATTGACCACTTTTTTTTTGGAAACATTAACTTCATCGCTGGCCTTTCTTTTTCCAAGTTGAACTTTGACCTTTGGTCTTTTGGAATTCAACAGCTTCTTCCCCCATGATGATTCAATCCCTTTGACTCTTTCAAGAATTTCCTCCCCGCTTAAAGGATGTGGAACTGTTCCAAACTCTTGTTGACCATTAAATGAGGTCTTTTGTTTCCTGAAAACATGATCACTCGGCAGATATTTTCTATGGCCAGCAAATGAAATCTTATTACCAAACTTTAGCCATTCAGAATGTGTATTATCACTGCAAATTGGACATGCTTTATATCCCTTGACACTACAACCACACAAATTCCCATATGCAGGGAAGTCATTTATTGTCCATAGCAAAATAGCCTTTAACATAAAGCTCTCTTGTCTATATGCATCATATGCCTTAACACCAACATCCCACAAAGTTTTTAAATCTTCTACTAATGGTGCCAAATAGACATCAATGTCATTACCGGGCTGTTTAGGACCAGATATTAACATTGTTAGCATaataaattttcttttcataCACAACCACAGTGGTAGGTTATAGGTGACCATAAGAGAACCATGAGGATTTATTCCATCTGCTGAAATTGCCAATCGAAGGTTTCTATGGTCATCCCCAAAATCTGGCCACATGTGGTCTACAAGCTTCCATGAAGGAGAGTCCGCTGGATGCCGAAGTTTaccatcttcttctctttcatCAGCACAAGTATTTTTCAGttgaaagagaaaacaaatgaaAGGTAATTGCAGAACCACATTTCATGGAGTTCACTTGTTTTTCACTTTCTAATACTTGTTCTGAAATTAGACTGGAATCAACAGACAAAGAGCCACAAAAGACAATAATAAAGTCAGAACAAAAacattattaattaattacacaCAAGAAAAGCAGAATCAGAACATTTGCCAAAGGTAAACTAAAGCATAATGTGGGGAACACCAATTGGCAATGCAAGTCGATCAATATACAGATTACAGAACATCCACTAGATGCAGTGACGGTAGCAAGGCAAACAAATCCTAACTACCTATAAGTTGTAACAATTAGCAAGCAATGAAATAGAATAAAACCTTCAAAATAATGAAGACCGTGCACAAGAACTAATTTAGCCTTACTAGAATTCTGTAGTTCCAAAGTTCGTTACAATCTGGATTCTGGAAATGTTTGAAGGTTTGACTTTACTATTGTTTATAGACAAATATGGGACCTTTACACTTAGTTGAGGAATGCTTGTATAAGTTGTTAATGGAAATAAGGTCAAAGCAAGACTTCAGTTCTTTTTTCAAGTGCCTTTCTCTTTCCAAAAGTTTTCTGCATCTATTTACTCTAGctagctctcttctcttccGGAGTTTCTTTGCTAGAAAGAGAGCTCTTGGCTTTTCAGGTAAAGTACCTATGCTGGGCCCTAATTTTTATCCACTCCACAGTAATttgttaaaagaaaataaaaaatatttgatTCCCTCACTTGCACTGCACAGGAGCTGCTGCAGATTGATCcccttttatatgcttagaggttgccttcatctttcttgttgtgtaggaaatccaaaacctaaaagaattagggttcacgtgcttaggtgaagttttcctattggctcttgaacttgatgacttattccaaccattcacatcatgccaATTGTCCATCATAAGTCGGAATATGAAGCAGAAACTCGTCTTCGGGCTTCTtggtgtgatttgggcctcgaaacataaattcccgtccaacctcagattcacgcgcagcctgactttcttgtactaaatcggccataacttcctctagaaaaatgatatcgaCAAGCCGTAAAAAGacctggaaactagacatccgaagCTTTCCATGAATATAAAGATAATCCTCTGAatcgttctgagctggtctcagtgaTCTGTcaaagttgactgatctgcacaggcagatttgccGATTTTGCCTTTTAGTCCCTCTtctacttcttttctccttctttgctccaaatacctataaaacaagtaaacaacgtaaataacgagaaaatacactaaactaacaaagaaagtgacaagacccgccccggattccacctggaatccgaagtggccctgcgggacccacttttaaagaaggtttaccaaaaatttcggcataacctcccttaaaaagggacaacccaaaaacctgcggaaaacaaatttcacttctaataatccaaccacatacttctggagccaccctgctcccatcattcaaccaacccaaactcaaaaataataatagtgtATCAAGTACTTCAAGTCTAAGAAACTCCAAGATTTAGGATACTACAATTCACAAAGTTAGGTcgtagacctcaaatataattcattaCAAGTCTGGGTCACAAATCccatagtaatcagagcaaaTCTAGGAACGTAAATTAACATAGAGTACAGTAGGTT harbors:
- the LOC133731200 gene encoding uncharacterized protein LOC133731200, which produces MSRKGYANLEEKLKMELGTEDDIDRAILWKKGRVYKDGNYLSETTKQRVEKIDALTKDVREGIVSAVSRNDILTQALETPEQSGSVRGAGQFVTHKVYFNTSRYKPATKTQLLEQQLELIKNQINMFTLLLDPEKLDPVKLNMMRDMFRSNNGSEKASCSVDKEKNKSSKEEVSKVASEKENEKKATAKKVQKMDDTPPPIDSSRESKKAKQLYKGGLMMRQRGALEDDNVITSTEKTYIPIETTNVVKKGKKCKLVVDTKDNIVAMGTVIMLDGPIHGVPLGAENIRISVDVPIKEDAKLPIPNVSAEIFTI